A stretch of Mauremys reevesii isolate NIE-2019 linkage group 25, ASM1616193v1, whole genome shotgun sequence DNA encodes these proteins:
- the LPAR2 gene encoding lysophosphatidic acid receptor 2 isoform X3: MPHGLTHMTVKMKHCYYNESVGFFYNNSRKELTSYWRTKDVLVVALGLTVSVIVLLTNLLVISAIIINRRFHYPIYYLLGNLAAADLFAGIAYMFLMFHTGPRTAGLSLKTWFVRQSLLDTSLTASVVNLLAIAVERHQTVFTMQLHSSMSNQRVVILIICIWVTALLLGLIPSYGWHCLCDLGNCSRMAPLYSRSYLTFWALSNLVIFLIMVVVYTHIFVYVKRKMTRMSKHTSFHPRYKETMINLIKTVIIILSAFVICWTPGQVLLLLDGLACESCNVLAVEKYVLLLAEINSLINAIVYSYRDNEMRSTFRKILCFICYRNPKYSPASVKSNVTKRRILSQNGHSTMDSSL, translated from the exons ATGCCACATGGATTAACACACAT GACTGTAAAGATGAAGCACTGCTACTACAACGAGAGTGTGGGGTTTTTCTACAACAACAGCCGGAAGGAGCTGACCTCCTACTGGAGGACCAAGGATGTCTTGGTCGTTGCCCTGGGCCTGACAGTCAGCGTCATCGTGCTCCTGACCAACCTGCTGGTCATCAGCGCCATCATTATCAACCGGCGCTTCCACTACCCCATCTACTACCTGCTGGGGAACCTGGCGGCAGCGGACCTCTTCGCGGGCATTGCCTACATGTTCCTCATGTTCCACACGGGGCCCAGGACAGCAGGGCTCTCCCTCAAGACCTGGTTCGTCCGGCAGAGCCTCCTGGACACCAGCCTGACTGCCTCGGTGGTGAACCTGCTGGCCATCGCCGTGGAGAGGCACCAGACTGTCTTCACCATGCAGCTGCACAGCTCCATGTCCAACCAGCGGGTGGTGATCCTGATCATCTGCATTTGGGtcacagccctgctgctgggTCTCATCCCATCCTATGGCTGGCACTGCCTGTGCGACTTGGGCAACTGCTCCAGGATGGCGCCCCTCTACAGCAGGAGCTACTTGACCTTTTGGGCCCTCTCCAACCTGGTCATCTTCCTGATCATGGTGGTCGTCTACACGCACATCTTTGTCTATGTCAAGAGGAAGATGACGCGCATGTCCAAGCACACTAGCTTCCACCCCCGCTACAAGGAGACCATGATCAATCTCATCAAAACCGTCATCATCATTCTCA GCGCCTTCGTTATCTGCTGGACTCCAGGGCAGGTGCTGCTCCTGCTGGACGGCCTGGCCTGCGAGAGCTGCAATGTGCTGGCAGTGGAGAAGTATGTCCTCTTGCTGGCAGAGATCAATTCGCTCATCAACGCCATTGTCTACTCCTATCGGGACAATGAGATGCGCAGCACCTTCCGGAAGATCCTCTGCTTTATCTGCTACAGGAATCCCAAATACTCTCCTGCATCGGTCAAGTCCAATGTCACGAAACGCAGGATTCTCTCTCAGAACGGCCATTCTACCATGGACTCCTCACTGTAG
- the LPAR2 gene encoding lysophosphatidic acid receptor 2 isoform X4: MKHCYYNESVGFFYNNSRKELTSYWRTKDVLVVALGLTVSVIVLLTNLLVISAIIINRRFHYPIYYLLGNLAAADLFAGIAYMFLMFHTGPRTAGLSLKTWFVRQSLLDTSLTASVVNLLAIAVERHQTVFTMQLHSSMSNQRVVILIICIWVTALLLGLIPSYGWHCLCDLGNCSRMAPLYSRSYLTFWALSNLVIFLIMVVVYTHIFVYVKRKMTRMSKHTSFHPRYKETMINLIKTVIIILSAFVICWTPGQVLLLLDGLACESCNVLAVEKYVLLLAEINSLINAIVYSYRDNEMRSTFRKILCFICYRNPKYSPASVKSNVTKRRILSQNGHSTMDSSL, translated from the exons ATGAAGCACTGCTACTACAACGAGAGTGTGGGGTTTTTCTACAACAACAGCCGGAAGGAGCTGACCTCCTACTGGAGGACCAAGGATGTCTTGGTCGTTGCCCTGGGCCTGACAGTCAGCGTCATCGTGCTCCTGACCAACCTGCTGGTCATCAGCGCCATCATTATCAACCGGCGCTTCCACTACCCCATCTACTACCTGCTGGGGAACCTGGCGGCAGCGGACCTCTTCGCGGGCATTGCCTACATGTTCCTCATGTTCCACACGGGGCCCAGGACAGCAGGGCTCTCCCTCAAGACCTGGTTCGTCCGGCAGAGCCTCCTGGACACCAGCCTGACTGCCTCGGTGGTGAACCTGCTGGCCATCGCCGTGGAGAGGCACCAGACTGTCTTCACCATGCAGCTGCACAGCTCCATGTCCAACCAGCGGGTGGTGATCCTGATCATCTGCATTTGGGtcacagccctgctgctgggTCTCATCCCATCCTATGGCTGGCACTGCCTGTGCGACTTGGGCAACTGCTCCAGGATGGCGCCCCTCTACAGCAGGAGCTACTTGACCTTTTGGGCCCTCTCCAACCTGGTCATCTTCCTGATCATGGTGGTCGTCTACACGCACATCTTTGTCTATGTCAAGAGGAAGATGACGCGCATGTCCAAGCACACTAGCTTCCACCCCCGCTACAAGGAGACCATGATCAATCTCATCAAAACCGTCATCATCATTCTCA GCGCCTTCGTTATCTGCTGGACTCCAGGGCAGGTGCTGCTCCTGCTGGACGGCCTGGCCTGCGAGAGCTGCAATGTGCTGGCAGTGGAGAAGTATGTCCTCTTGCTGGCAGAGATCAATTCGCTCATCAACGCCATTGTCTACTCCTATCGGGACAATGAGATGCGCAGCACCTTCCGGAAGATCCTCTGCTTTATCTGCTACAGGAATCCCAAATACTCTCCTGCATCGGTCAAGTCCAATGTCACGAAACGCAGGATTCTCTCTCAGAACGGCCATTCTACCATGGACTCCTCACTGTAG
- the LPAR2 gene encoding lysophosphatidic acid receptor 2 isoform X2, protein MLTVRFGCSGCAFRTVKMKHCYYNESVGFFYNNSRKELTSYWRTKDVLVVALGLTVSVIVLLTNLLVISAIIINRRFHYPIYYLLGNLAAADLFAGIAYMFLMFHTGPRTAGLSLKTWFVRQSLLDTSLTASVVNLLAIAVERHQTVFTMQLHSSMSNQRVVILIICIWVTALLLGLIPSYGWHCLCDLGNCSRMAPLYSRSYLTFWALSNLVIFLIMVVVYTHIFVYVKRKMTRMSKHTSFHPRYKETMINLIKTVIIILSAFVICWTPGQVLLLLDGLACESCNVLAVEKYVLLLAEINSLINAIVYSYRDNEMRSTFRKILCFICYRNPKYSPASVKSNVTKRRILSQNGHSTMDSSL, encoded by the exons ATGCTAACTGTCAGATTTGGATGCAGTGGCTGTGCTTTCAG GACTGTAAAGATGAAGCACTGCTACTACAACGAGAGTGTGGGGTTTTTCTACAACAACAGCCGGAAGGAGCTGACCTCCTACTGGAGGACCAAGGATGTCTTGGTCGTTGCCCTGGGCCTGACAGTCAGCGTCATCGTGCTCCTGACCAACCTGCTGGTCATCAGCGCCATCATTATCAACCGGCGCTTCCACTACCCCATCTACTACCTGCTGGGGAACCTGGCGGCAGCGGACCTCTTCGCGGGCATTGCCTACATGTTCCTCATGTTCCACACGGGGCCCAGGACAGCAGGGCTCTCCCTCAAGACCTGGTTCGTCCGGCAGAGCCTCCTGGACACCAGCCTGACTGCCTCGGTGGTGAACCTGCTGGCCATCGCCGTGGAGAGGCACCAGACTGTCTTCACCATGCAGCTGCACAGCTCCATGTCCAACCAGCGGGTGGTGATCCTGATCATCTGCATTTGGGtcacagccctgctgctgggTCTCATCCCATCCTATGGCTGGCACTGCCTGTGCGACTTGGGCAACTGCTCCAGGATGGCGCCCCTCTACAGCAGGAGCTACTTGACCTTTTGGGCCCTCTCCAACCTGGTCATCTTCCTGATCATGGTGGTCGTCTACACGCACATCTTTGTCTATGTCAAGAGGAAGATGACGCGCATGTCCAAGCACACTAGCTTCCACCCCCGCTACAAGGAGACCATGATCAATCTCATCAAAACCGTCATCATCATTCTCA GCGCCTTCGTTATCTGCTGGACTCCAGGGCAGGTGCTGCTCCTGCTGGACGGCCTGGCCTGCGAGAGCTGCAATGTGCTGGCAGTGGAGAAGTATGTCCTCTTGCTGGCAGAGATCAATTCGCTCATCAACGCCATTGTCTACTCCTATCGGGACAATGAGATGCGCAGCACCTTCCGGAAGATCCTCTGCTTTATCTGCTACAGGAATCCCAAATACTCTCCTGCATCGGTCAAGTCCAATGTCACGAAACGCAGGATTCTCTCTCAGAACGGCCATTCTACCATGGACTCCTCACTGTAG
- the LPAR2 gene encoding lysophosphatidic acid receptor 2 isoform X5, giving the protein MMGNWWKIFQMQPLGRRVALGLRSGSQESWVLCWVCHRPYLCGTVKMKHCYYNESVGFFYNNSRKELTSYWRTKDVLVVALGLTVSVIVLLTNLLVISAIIINRRFHYPIYYLLGNLAAADLFAGIAYMFLMFHTGPRTAGLSLKTWFVRQSLLDTSLTASVVNLLAIAVERHQTVFTMQLHSSMSNQRVVILIICIWVTALLLGLIPSYGWHCLCDLGNCSRMAPLYSRSYLTFWALSNLVIFLIMVVVYTHIFVYVKRKMTRMSKHTSFHPRYKETMINLIKTVIIILMAQPVCRGVDHQLSVAIVCLERLVSVPKQFCYSV; this is encoded by the exons ATGATGGGAAACTGGTGGAAGATTTTTCAAATGCAGCCCTTGGGAAGAAGAGTGGCCTTGGGGCTCaggagtgggagtcaggagagctgggttctttGCTGGGTCTGTCATAGACCTTACTTATGTGG GACTGTAAAGATGAAGCACTGCTACTACAACGAGAGTGTGGGGTTTTTCTACAACAACAGCCGGAAGGAGCTGACCTCCTACTGGAGGACCAAGGATGTCTTGGTCGTTGCCCTGGGCCTGACAGTCAGCGTCATCGTGCTCCTGACCAACCTGCTGGTCATCAGCGCCATCATTATCAACCGGCGCTTCCACTACCCCATCTACTACCTGCTGGGGAACCTGGCGGCAGCGGACCTCTTCGCGGGCATTGCCTACATGTTCCTCATGTTCCACACGGGGCCCAGGACAGCAGGGCTCTCCCTCAAGACCTGGTTCGTCCGGCAGAGCCTCCTGGACACCAGCCTGACTGCCTCGGTGGTGAACCTGCTGGCCATCGCCGTGGAGAGGCACCAGACTGTCTTCACCATGCAGCTGCACAGCTCCATGTCCAACCAGCGGGTGGTGATCCTGATCATCTGCATTTGGGtcacagccctgctgctgggTCTCATCCCATCCTATGGCTGGCACTGCCTGTGCGACTTGGGCAACTGCTCCAGGATGGCGCCCCTCTACAGCAGGAGCTACTTGACCTTTTGGGCCCTCTCCAACCTGGTCATCTTCCTGATCATGGTGGTCGTCTACACGCACATCTTTGTCTATGTCAAGAGGAAGATGACGCGCATGTCCAAGCACACTAGCTTCCACCCCCGCTACAAGGAGACCATGATCAATCTCATCAAAACCGTCATCATCATTCTCA TGGCACAGCCAGTATGTAGAGGAGTTGATCACCAGCTGTCTGTTGCAATCGTCTGTCTCGAAAGACTGGTGTCGGTGCCAAAGCAGTTTTGTTACTCTGTGTAA
- the LPAR2 gene encoding lysophosphatidic acid receptor 2 isoform X1 — MMGNWWKIFQMQPLGRRVALGLRSGSQESWVLCWVCHRPYLCGTVKMKHCYYNESVGFFYNNSRKELTSYWRTKDVLVVALGLTVSVIVLLTNLLVISAIIINRRFHYPIYYLLGNLAAADLFAGIAYMFLMFHTGPRTAGLSLKTWFVRQSLLDTSLTASVVNLLAIAVERHQTVFTMQLHSSMSNQRVVILIICIWVTALLLGLIPSYGWHCLCDLGNCSRMAPLYSRSYLTFWALSNLVIFLIMVVVYTHIFVYVKRKMTRMSKHTSFHPRYKETMINLIKTVIIILSAFVICWTPGQVLLLLDGLACESCNVLAVEKYVLLLAEINSLINAIVYSYRDNEMRSTFRKILCFICYRNPKYSPASVKSNVTKRRILSQNGHSTMDSSL, encoded by the exons ATGATGGGAAACTGGTGGAAGATTTTTCAAATGCAGCCCTTGGGAAGAAGAGTGGCCTTGGGGCTCaggagtgggagtcaggagagctgggttctttGCTGGGTCTGTCATAGACCTTACTTATGTGG GACTGTAAAGATGAAGCACTGCTACTACAACGAGAGTGTGGGGTTTTTCTACAACAACAGCCGGAAGGAGCTGACCTCCTACTGGAGGACCAAGGATGTCTTGGTCGTTGCCCTGGGCCTGACAGTCAGCGTCATCGTGCTCCTGACCAACCTGCTGGTCATCAGCGCCATCATTATCAACCGGCGCTTCCACTACCCCATCTACTACCTGCTGGGGAACCTGGCGGCAGCGGACCTCTTCGCGGGCATTGCCTACATGTTCCTCATGTTCCACACGGGGCCCAGGACAGCAGGGCTCTCCCTCAAGACCTGGTTCGTCCGGCAGAGCCTCCTGGACACCAGCCTGACTGCCTCGGTGGTGAACCTGCTGGCCATCGCCGTGGAGAGGCACCAGACTGTCTTCACCATGCAGCTGCACAGCTCCATGTCCAACCAGCGGGTGGTGATCCTGATCATCTGCATTTGGGtcacagccctgctgctgggTCTCATCCCATCCTATGGCTGGCACTGCCTGTGCGACTTGGGCAACTGCTCCAGGATGGCGCCCCTCTACAGCAGGAGCTACTTGACCTTTTGGGCCCTCTCCAACCTGGTCATCTTCCTGATCATGGTGGTCGTCTACACGCACATCTTTGTCTATGTCAAGAGGAAGATGACGCGCATGTCCAAGCACACTAGCTTCCACCCCCGCTACAAGGAGACCATGATCAATCTCATCAAAACCGTCATCATCATTCTCA GCGCCTTCGTTATCTGCTGGACTCCAGGGCAGGTGCTGCTCCTGCTGGACGGCCTGGCCTGCGAGAGCTGCAATGTGCTGGCAGTGGAGAAGTATGTCCTCTTGCTGGCAGAGATCAATTCGCTCATCAACGCCATTGTCTACTCCTATCGGGACAATGAGATGCGCAGCACCTTCCGGAAGATCCTCTGCTTTATCTGCTACAGGAATCCCAAATACTCTCCTGCATCGGTCAAGTCCAATGTCACGAAACGCAGGATTCTCTCTCAGAACGGCCATTCTACCATGGACTCCTCACTGTAG
- the LPAR2 gene encoding lysophosphatidic acid receptor 2 isoform X6 yields MMGNWWKIFQMQPLGRRVALGLRSGSQESWVLCWVCHRPYLCGTVKMKHCYYNESVGFFYNNSRKELTSYWRTKDVLVVALGLTVSVIVLLTNLLVISAIIINRRFHYPIYYLLGNLAAADLFAGIAYMFLMFHTGPRTAGLSLKTWFVRQSLLDTSLTASVVNLLAIAVERHQTVFTMQLHSSMSNQRVVILIICIWVTALLLGLIPSYGWHCLCDLGNCSRMAPLYSRSYLTFWALSNLVIFLIMVVVYTHIFVYVKRKMTRMSKHTSFHPRYKETMINLIKTVIIILTSLTPG; encoded by the exons ATGATGGGAAACTGGTGGAAGATTTTTCAAATGCAGCCCTTGGGAAGAAGAGTGGCCTTGGGGCTCaggagtgggagtcaggagagctgggttctttGCTGGGTCTGTCATAGACCTTACTTATGTGG GACTGTAAAGATGAAGCACTGCTACTACAACGAGAGTGTGGGGTTTTTCTACAACAACAGCCGGAAGGAGCTGACCTCCTACTGGAGGACCAAGGATGTCTTGGTCGTTGCCCTGGGCCTGACAGTCAGCGTCATCGTGCTCCTGACCAACCTGCTGGTCATCAGCGCCATCATTATCAACCGGCGCTTCCACTACCCCATCTACTACCTGCTGGGGAACCTGGCGGCAGCGGACCTCTTCGCGGGCATTGCCTACATGTTCCTCATGTTCCACACGGGGCCCAGGACAGCAGGGCTCTCCCTCAAGACCTGGTTCGTCCGGCAGAGCCTCCTGGACACCAGCCTGACTGCCTCGGTGGTGAACCTGCTGGCCATCGCCGTGGAGAGGCACCAGACTGTCTTCACCATGCAGCTGCACAGCTCCATGTCCAACCAGCGGGTGGTGATCCTGATCATCTGCATTTGGGtcacagccctgctgctgggTCTCATCCCATCCTATGGCTGGCACTGCCTGTGCGACTTGGGCAACTGCTCCAGGATGGCGCCCCTCTACAGCAGGAGCTACTTGACCTTTTGGGCCCTCTCCAACCTGGTCATCTTCCTGATCATGGTGGTCGTCTACACGCACATCTTTGTCTATGTCAAGAGGAAGATGACGCGCATGTCCAAGCACACTAGCTTCCACCCCCGCTACAAGGAGACCATGATCAATCTCATCAAAACCGTCATCATCATTCTCA CCTCTTTGACTCCAGGGTAG